One genomic segment of Actinomycetota bacterium includes these proteins:
- a CDS encoding redoxin family protein: MSKRRKAAGRRRGPTPAKARTGARTEPGRPKPPSQWNATRIAAAALILALVIGLVATALMTTFRADDGGEVRAAEVTGESLPAFSRSGRDRAEGQPVPAVTGTDHEGQRVRFGPEEGATIVLVVSHWCPECRRLLPVVRDWVARDRLPDGVQIRLVSTAEDPQRPNHPAGAWLQRERWTAPVVVDTDGAVADALGAGSGDLPLWVFVGADGRVAERRTGPIEPDEMEDIAGRLT, translated from the coding sequence ATGAGCAAGAGACGGAAGGCTGCCGGACGCAGGAGGGGCCCGACGCCCGCGAAGGCCAGGACCGGCGCGCGGACGGAGCCGGGGCGCCCGAAGCCGCCGAGCCAATGGAACGCGACGCGCATCGCGGCCGCCGCCCTCATCCTCGCGCTCGTCATCGGCCTCGTCGCGACCGCCCTGATGACGACCTTTCGGGCCGACGACGGCGGGGAGGTGAGGGCGGCCGAGGTGACCGGCGAGTCCCTCCCGGCCTTCTCCCGGTCCGGACGCGACCGGGCCGAAGGCCAGCCCGTCCCCGCGGTGACCGGGACCGATCACGAGGGGCAGCGGGTCCGGTTCGGGCCCGAGGAGGGAGCCACCATCGTCCTGGTCGTGAGCCACTGGTGCCCCGAGTGCCGTCGCCTGCTCCCGGTCGTCCGCGACTGGGTGGCGCGCGACCGGCTCCCGGACGGCGTCCAGATCCGTCTCGTCTCCACGGCGGAGGACCCGCAGAGGCCGAACCACCCGGCGGGGGCGTGGTTGCAGCGGGAGCGCTGGACGGCGCCCGTGGTGGTCGATACCGACGGTGCGGTGGCGGACGCGCTGGGAGCCGGGTCGGGCGACCTCCCGCTCTGGGTGTTCGTGGGCGCGGACGGACGGGTGGCCGAGCGCCGGACGGGGCCGATAGAGCCCGACGAGATGGAAGACATCGCCGGCCGCCTGACCTGA
- a CDS encoding protein kinase, whose amino-acid sequence MSERMLAGRYLIGSRLGSGGMASVYDATDTKLGRRVAVKVLAQNLAADPDAVDRFVREARSAAALNHPGIVKVYDSGRDGDEHFLVMELVEGPTLAEALLSG is encoded by the coding sequence GTGTCCGAACGCATGCTCGCCGGGCGGTACCTCATCGGCTCCCGTCTGGGGTCGGGAGGGATGGCGTCCGTCTACGACGCGACCGATACGAAGCTCGGACGTCGGGTCGCGGTGAAGGTGCTGGCGCAGAACCTCGCCGCCGACCCGGACGCGGTCGACCGCTTCGTCCGGGAGGCGAGATCGGCCGCCGCGCTCAACCACCCCGGCATCGTGAAGGTCTACGACAGCGGACGCGACGGCGACGAGCACTTCCTGGTCATGGAGCTGGTGGAGGGACCGACGCTGGCCGAGGCGCTCCTGAGCGG